The following proteins are encoded in a genomic region of Gimesia algae:
- a CDS encoding bile acid:sodium symporter family protein, which translates to MLQRYLLVWLIVLSGAAILWDKILPDAFHPFHASKPYLSYLFTVTMFVIGSLLPPDEVRAVFRRWHQVLGGTFVQYTVMPCLAYLMSLFFIDQPELRIGIILVGCVPGAMASNVLTLAARGNVSYSVCLTASATLLSPIFVPIVLYLAVSGTDINAVELAKNSFFQLLTQVVLPVIGGHMLALYHYGFSRLMQVFGPAFANFSILWIIATVISLQEEQLKQVFFSLAAALLVINLLGYLCGYLAGATMQLKESMRRALTLEVGMQNAGLGAVLAGQLFPGQEMIALPPALYMFGCMLTGTILAQIWSIRSERQPEQEASSVAPTPED; encoded by the coding sequence ATGCTGCAACGTTATCTGTTAGTCTGGCTGATCGTGCTTTCGGGAGCGGCAATCCTGTGGGACAAGATCCTGCCTGACGCGTTCCATCCGTTTCATGCTTCGAAACCGTATCTCTCGTATTTATTTACTGTCACGATGTTTGTGATTGGCTCACTGCTGCCACCCGATGAAGTGCGGGCGGTATTTCGTCGCTGGCATCAAGTACTTGGCGGCACATTTGTGCAATACACGGTGATGCCTTGCCTGGCGTATCTGATGAGCCTGTTTTTTATCGATCAACCCGAATTACGGATCGGCATAATCCTGGTGGGCTGTGTGCCGGGGGCGATGGCTTCGAATGTGCTGACACTGGCGGCGCGGGGTAATGTGAGTTACTCAGTCTGTCTGACGGCGTCGGCGACCCTGCTCTCACCAATCTTTGTGCCAATTGTGCTTTATCTGGCTGTCAGTGGAACGGACATCAACGCTGTGGAACTGGCGAAAAATTCGTTCTTTCAGTTACTGACCCAGGTGGTATTACCTGTGATTGGCGGTCATATGCTTGCCCTGTATCACTACGGATTCAGTCGCTTGATGCAGGTTTTTGGCCCTGCATTCGCGAATTTTTCGATCCTGTGGATCATTGCCACAGTGATCAGCCTGCAGGAAGAACAGTTGAAGCAAGTCTTTTTCTCGCTGGCGGCGGCGCTATTGGTGATTAACCTGCTGGGTTATCTGTGCGGATATCTGGCAGGCGCGACGATGCAACTGAAAGAATCGATGCGGCGGGCTTTGACCCTGGAAGTGGGAATGCAAAACGCGGGTCTGGGAGCGGTGCTGGCAGGCCAGCTGTTTCCGGGACAGGAGATGATCGCGTTACCGCCGGCATTGTACATGTTTGGCTGCATGCTGACCGGGACGATCCTGGCTCAGATCTGGTCAATTCGATCTGAGCGGCAGCCTGAGCAAGAGGCGAGCTCAGTCGCTCCAACACCTGAAGATTAA
- the ubiE gene encoding bifunctional demethylmenaquinone methyltransferase/2-methoxy-6-polyprenyl-1,4-benzoquinol methylase UbiE: MNVDKTGSRVQQMFGEIAPRYDFMNHFLSGGVDYYWRWRTVRKVAPAGAAPILDVCTGTGDLALSYLKKAGGKTQVVGADFTHEMLQLALKKNTSSHLTFLEADTQELPFADNQFQIVSVAFGLRNVADTRRGLKEMIRVCQPGGQVAVLEFSMPTNPLFRSCYQFYFRHILPKMGQLLARNRQSAYNYLPESVSEFPYGKALADLMDECGLEGTRWYPLTFGIATLYTGVKPAVSK; this comes from the coding sequence ATGAATGTAGATAAAACCGGCTCCCGTGTACAGCAGATGTTTGGCGAAATCGCACCCCGCTACGATTTCATGAATCACTTCCTCTCAGGCGGCGTCGACTATTACTGGCGCTGGCGCACCGTGCGGAAAGTCGCACCCGCTGGCGCTGCTCCCATTCTCGATGTCTGTACAGGCACTGGTGACCTCGCCCTTTCCTATCTCAAAAAAGCAGGCGGTAAAACGCAGGTCGTCGGAGCCGACTTCACACATGAAATGCTGCAGCTGGCATTGAAAAAGAATACCAGCAGTCATCTCACCTTTCTGGAAGCCGACACTCAGGAACTCCCCTTCGCCGACAATCAGTTTCAAATCGTCTCCGTTGCGTTCGGCCTGCGAAATGTCGCCGATACCCGTCGGGGGCTCAAAGAAATGATCCGCGTCTGTCAGCCCGGCGGTCAGGTGGCCGTCCTCGAATTCTCCATGCCCACCAATCCACTGTTTCGCTCCTGTTATCAATTTTATTTTCGACATATCCTCCCGAAAATGGGACAATTACTCGCCCGCAACAGACAGTCTGCCTATAACTATCTGCCTGAGTCGGTTTCTGAATTCCCTTATGGAAAGGCATTAGCTGACCTCATGGATGAATGCGGGCTGGAAGGCACACGCTGGTATCCGCTCACGTTCGGTATCGCCACTCTGTATACCGGCGTGAAACCAGCGGTTTCGAAATAA
- a CDS encoding UbiD family decarboxylase, with protein MNNTIMMHADHLAEFVSNFEEAGLLVRISSPVETQLEIAAITQQVIKASPPDSAPALLFDQIAGHKIPVLTNLYGSLPRLLQILRTDALDSIADRIAGLLSPDLPEGWLDSLKMIPQFSQLLNIKPRIVKTASCQQVVKLGRDVNLSEFPLLTCWPEEQSPTITAAQIITFDPETKARFVNTRPIQVISNQQLAIRWSQHDAGYQLLQKFHARGQQLPVAIVIGGDPVGLYTAHAPLPKMTDPYAFGGFLRNNALELVRARSIEIDVPAQAEIIMEGFIDPASDPIDVAPVANSTGYYSPAEKVMPLNLSAVTHRANPIWHALIPAAPPSEAGYFAQATERIFLPLLKLMVPELLDIHFPDSGAGRYLMFVSIQKSYPQQARRVVNALWSLESLLSLKLIVVVDDDINVHDEQQVWYRVSTNLNPGRDLIHTEGPGDDDDHSAAIQGIGHKLGLDATRKSAAEGHPREWPSALKMPAEMLERVQSRLTELGLS; from the coding sequence ATGAACAACACCATAATGATGCATGCGGACCATCTGGCGGAATTCGTCAGCAACTTTGAAGAAGCAGGGCTGCTCGTCCGGATCTCATCCCCGGTGGAGACACAGCTCGAAATCGCTGCCATCACCCAACAGGTCATCAAAGCCAGTCCGCCCGACTCCGCACCCGCACTCCTGTTCGATCAGATCGCCGGTCACAAAATTCCGGTACTGACCAATCTCTATGGCAGTCTGCCCCGACTGCTGCAGATCCTGCGAACCGATGCGCTCGATTCCATCGCCGACCGCATCGCCGGGCTCCTCTCACCGGATCTACCCGAAGGCTGGCTCGATTCGCTAAAAATGATTCCGCAGTTTTCGCAACTCCTCAACATCAAACCCCGCATCGTAAAAACCGCCAGCTGTCAGCAGGTGGTCAAGCTCGGCCGTGATGTCAATCTCAGCGAATTCCCGCTGCTCACCTGCTGGCCCGAAGAACAATCACCCACCATCACCGCCGCCCAGATCATTACCTTCGACCCGGAAACCAAAGCCCGCTTCGTCAACACCCGACCCATTCAGGTCATCTCAAATCAACAACTGGCGATTCGCTGGAGTCAGCATGATGCCGGATATCAGCTACTGCAGAAATTCCATGCCCGCGGCCAGCAGCTGCCCGTCGCCATCGTGATTGGCGGTGATCCCGTCGGACTTTACACGGCTCATGCACCACTGCCGAAAATGACCGACCCCTATGCCTTTGGCGGCTTTCTCCGTAACAATGCGCTGGAACTGGTCCGGGCCCGCTCCATCGAAATCGATGTTCCCGCGCAGGCCGAAATCATCATGGAAGGCTTTATCGATCCCGCTTCTGATCCCATTGATGTTGCCCCCGTCGCAAATTCCACCGGCTATTACAGTCCGGCTGAAAAAGTGATGCCTTTGAATCTGTCCGCAGTCACCCATCGCGCCAATCCCATCTGGCACGCGCTGATCCCGGCGGCCCCTCCTTCAGAAGCCGGTTATTTCGCGCAAGCCACCGAACGTATTTTTCTGCCACTGTTGAAGCTGATGGTTCCCGAACTGCTTGATATTCACTTTCCTGATTCCGGGGCAGGCCGCTATCTGATGTTCGTCAGCATTCAAAAATCCTATCCACAGCAGGCCCGCCGAGTCGTCAATGCATTGTGGAGTCTGGAAAGTCTATTATCATTGAAGCTGATCGTCGTGGTCGATGACGACATCAATGTGCACGACGAACAGCAGGTCTGGTACCGCGTCAGCACGAATCTCAATCCGGGCCGCGATCTGATTCACACAGAAGGGCCCGGCGATGATGACGATCACAGCGCAGCCATCCAGGGGATCGGCCATAAACTCGGTCTCGATGCCACCCGTAAGTCCGCAGCAGAAGGGCATCCCCGTGAATGGCCGTCTGCCTTGAAGATGCCCGCTGAAATGTTAGAACGCGTCCAGAGCCGTCTGACTGAACTCGGCCTGTCCTGA